A window of the Podospora bellae-mahoneyi strain CBS 112042 chromosome 6, whole genome shotgun sequence genome harbors these coding sequences:
- a CDS encoding hypothetical protein (EggNog:ENOG503PI39) has translation MSSSPTTSTPNLSASSSTVDLSHYDPKVRNLLETGSVKFHIRTAGAKWECTIVDRNTHERRKTLRGDSSSSITTLDSHQASPSAH, from the exons ATGtcttcctcacccaccaccagcacccccaaTCTCTCTGCTTCCTCCAGCACGGTTGACCTCTCCCACTACGACCCCAAGGTCCGCAACCTGCTCGAGACCGGTAGCGTCAAGTTCCACATTCGCACCGCTGGTGCCAAGTGGGAGTGCACCATTGTCGACCGGAATACGCA CGAAAGAAGAAAGACCCTCCGCGgagactcctcctcctccatcacaaCGCTTGACTCCCACCAAGCGAGCCCTTCTGCTCACTGA